In Microbulbifer elongatus, the DNA window CTGATTGCGGTTCTGGAAATCCAGAATACTCTGCTTGCTGGTGCGCAGTTTGGCCTGCGCCAACTCCAGCTCACTGCGCACAAACGCCACCTGCTTGTCCGCCAGCTGATTACTGATGGCGTTGACAAAATCCTCGGATTTACGCACCACGGTATCCACCAGCTTGCGGGCGAATTCCGGTTCAAATGCCTGCATTTCGATGGTGATGATGCCGGTGGTTTCATCGTGCCCGATTGCAATATGGTTGCGGTAGTACTCCAGGTAATCTTCCTGGGTGGCATCGACCGCCAGGCGGGAGAACATATCGTAGCGGTCGCTTTTGTAGTAATCGGCCAGCTCCAGCGTTTCATCGAGGTATAGGGCCATATCCAGCGACTGGATGTAATTAACAACAAGAAAGGCATCCTGGTTATCCGACCCCATGCCGGGCACCAGAAACCCCAGCGTTGAGGACATGTTCGGGGTGCTGCTGTTGTCCTTGACGATCAGCTGCGTGATGCTGACATAGCGGTCAGACACCCAGAACAGGTAGTAACCACTCACCACAAGCAACGGCATAAGCACCACCAGGGCGATGCCGCCGAAGCGTTTTACCCAGGCGGGACTCCGGCCACTGCCGGTCAGCCGCTGAATAATGCCATTTGTGGTCTCGGCCGCTTGCTTCTGCTCAGCAGGGCTCACACCGGGTTCCGTTTTTTCGATCGTACTTTCCATAACAACTCTTGCCAGGCTTTTATGCCGGTTGCTTCGGCGCGCCCTGTGCGGGTTTCGGGATACCCTGTTGGTAAAGGTGGATAGCCTCCTCTACCGTATCAAAAATCTGCAGGCCCGAAGGGCCGAGATAAAGCCCTACATCACAGTTTTTCTTCAAAATGGGCATAGCGTGCGCCACGATAATGAAGTTGGCTGTTTTTCGTTTCTCTTCGATTACCTGTTCACATTTGTGCTTGAAGTGCGCATCCCCCACCGACATCACTTCATCCACCAGGTAATAATCGAAATCCACAGCAATACTCAAGCCAAATGCGAGCCTTGAGCGCATGCCCGAGGAGTAGCTTTTTACTGGTGCGTCAAAGTAGTCGCCGATTTCTGCAAACTCCTGCACGCGATCCAGCACTTTGCGCTTGGCACTGCCCCAGATCCCGTGAATACCGCAGACAAACGCGGCATTTTCCCGGCCAGTCATGCTGCCCTGAAAGCCACCGGCCAACCCCATGGGCCAGGATATCCGCTGGTCGGTAATCACCTGCCCGGAGTCCGGGTAATCAATACCGCCCATGATCCGCAGGAGCGTTGATTTGCCGGCGCCGTTCCGCCCCAGGATGCCGATGTTTTTTCCCTCCGGGAAAAAAGCATTCACATTTTTGAACAACACCTTGCGCCCCGCCGGGGTACGGAAAGACTTGGTCAGGTCGCGCAACTCGATCATTGGCTGCGCACCAGATCGCGCCATTGGCTGCGGTACACCAGCAGACCAAATGCGAGCATGGTCAGCGAGCTCATGG includes these proteins:
- a CDS encoding ABC transporter ATP-binding protein, translating into MIELRDLTKSFRTPAGRKVLFKNVNAFFPEGKNIGILGRNGAGKSTLLRIMGGIDYPDSGQVITDQRISWPMGLAGGFQGSMTGRENAAFVCGIHGIWGSAKRKVLDRVQEFAEIGDYFDAPVKSYSSGMRSRLAFGLSIAVDFDYYLVDEVMSVGDAHFKHKCEQVIEEKRKTANFIIVAHAMPILKKNCDVGLYLGPSGLQIFDTVEEAIHLYQQGIPKPAQGAPKQPA